A part of Thermus islandicus DSM 21543 genomic DNA contains:
- the rplC gene encoding 50S ribosomal protein L3 has translation MKGILGLKVGMTRIYREDRAVPVTVILAGPCPVVQRRTPEKDGYLAVQLGFLPQNPKRVNRPLKGHFAKAGVQPVRVLKEVRGFNPESDVVTVEIFQPGERVDVTGTSKGRGTAGVMKRWNFAGGPDSHGAHKIHRHPGSIGNRKTPGRVYKGKRMAGRYGAERVTVVNLEVVDVIPEENLLLLKGAVPGPNGGLVLVRQAKKGAK, from the coding sequence GTGAAGGGGATCCTGGGCCTGAAGGTGGGGATGACCCGGATCTACAGGGAGGACCGGGCCGTTCCCGTCACGGTGATCCTGGCCGGCCCTTGCCCCGTGGTCCAGCGCCGCACCCCGGAAAAGGACGGCTACCTGGCGGTCCAGCTGGGCTTCCTCCCCCAGAACCCCAAGCGGGTGAACCGTCCCCTTAAGGGCCACTTTGCCAAGGCCGGGGTCCAGCCGGTTCGCGTCCTCAAGGAGGTCCGCGGCTTTAACCCCGAGTCCGACGTGGTGACCGTGGAAATCTTCCAGCCGGGCGAAAGGGTAGACGTCACCGGCACCTCCAAGGGGCGGGGCACCGCAGGGGTCATGAAGCGCTGGAACTTCGCGGGCGGTCCCGACTCCCACGGGGCCCACAAGATCCACCGCCACCCGGGCTCCATCGGCAACCGCAAGACCCCGGGCCGGGTCTACAAGGGCAAGCGTATGGCGGGCCGCTACGGAGCGGAGCGCGTGACCGTGGTGAACCTCGAGGTGGTGGACGTGATCCCCGAGGAGAACCTCCTTCTGCTGAAGGGCGCCGTGCCAGGGCCCAACGGCGGCCTCGTGCTGGTGCGCCAGGCCAAGAAGGGGGCCAAGTGA
- a CDS encoding EF-Tu/IF-2/RF-3 family GTPase, whose amino-acid sequence VTGVEMHRKTLQEGIAGDNVGVLLRGVSREEVERGQVLAKPGTITPHTKFEASVYVLRKEEGGRHTGFFTGYRPQFYFRTTDVTGVVELPQGVEMVMPGDNVTFTVELIKPVALEEGLRFAIREGGRTVGAGVVTKILE is encoded by the coding sequence GGTTACGGGTGTGGAGATGCACCGGAAGACGTTGCAGGAGGGGATAGCTGGGGACAATGTGGGGGTGTTGTTGCGGGGTGTAAGCCGGGAGGAGGTGGAGCGGGGGCAGGTGTTGGCGAAGCCTGGGACGATTACGCCGCACACGAAGTTTGAGGCTTCGGTGTATGTGTTGAGGAAGGAGGAGGGGGGTCGGCACACGGGTTTTTTCACGGGGTACCGGCCGCAGTTTTACTTTCGGACGACGGATGTGACGGGGGTGGTGGAGCTGCCCCAGGGGGTGGAGATGGTGATGCCTGGGGACAATGTGACGTTTACGGTGGAGCTCATCAAGCCGGTGGCGTTGGAGGAGGGTTTGCGTTTTGCCATCCGGGAGGGTGGGCGGACCGTGGGCGCCGGGGTGGTCACCAAGATCCTGGAGTGA
- the rpsJ gene encoding 30S ribosomal protein S10 — MPKIRIKLRGFDHKTLDASAQKIVEAARRSGAQVSGPVPLPTRVRRFTVIRGPFKHKDSREHFELRTHHRLVDILNPNRKTIESLMNLDLPTGVEIEIKTLGGGK; from the coding sequence ATGCCCAAGATCCGCATCAAGCTCCGGGGCTTTGACCACAAGACCCTGGACGCCTCGGCCCAGAAGATCGTGGAGGCCGCGAGGCGCTCCGGGGCTCAGGTGTCGGGCCCCGTCCCCCTGCCCACCCGGGTGCGCCGCTTCACCGTGATCCGGGGGCCCTTCAAGCACAAGGACTCCCGGGAGCACTTTGAGCTCCGCACCCACCACCGCCTGGTGGACATCCTGAACCCCAACCGCAAGACCATCGAAAGCCTCATGAACCTGGACCTGCCCACCGGCGTGGAGATTGAGATCAAGACCCTAGGAGGTGGCAAGTGA
- a CDS encoding 50S ribosomal protein L23, translating into MKTAYDVLLAPVLSEKAYAGFAQGKYTFWVHPRATKTEIKNAVEEAFKVKVVGVNTLKVRGKKKRLGRYLGRRPDRKKAIVQVAAGQRIEALEGLV; encoded by the coding sequence ATGAAGACGGCCTACGACGTCCTCCTGGCCCCGGTGCTTTCGGAGAAGGCGTACGCGGGCTTTGCCCAGGGCAAGTACACCTTTTGGGTTCACCCCAGGGCCACCAAGACCGAGATCAAAAACGCCGTGGAGGAGGCCTTTAAGGTCAAGGTGGTGGGGGTGAACACCCTTAAGGTCCGGGGGAAGAAGAAGCGCCTAGGCCGCTACTTGGGCAGGCGCCCCGACCGCAAGAAGGCCATCGTCCAGGTGGCCGCCGGGCAGAGGATTGAGGCCCTCGAGGGCCTCGTCTAG
- the rplD gene encoding 50S ribosomal protein L4, with protein sequence MYRIPVFSSSGKRELAVDLPQEVNPHLLWEVVRWQLAKRRQGTASTKTRGEVAYSSRKIYPQKHTGRARHGDIGAPIFVGGGTVFGPKPRDYGYTLPKKVRKAGLAMAVADRAREGKLLLVEEFSGVKGRTKEFLAWAGGVGLDGSETVLLVTEDPLVRRAARNLPWVVPLAPEGLNVYDILRTARLVMDLKAWEAFQSRIGGEA encoded by the coding sequence ATGTACCGCATTCCCGTGTTCTCCTCTTCCGGCAAGCGGGAGCTTGCCGTGGACCTGCCCCAGGAGGTGAACCCCCACCTCCTCTGGGAGGTGGTGCGCTGGCAGCTGGCCAAGAGGCGCCAGGGCACCGCCAGCACCAAGACCCGGGGCGAGGTGGCCTACTCCAGCCGCAAGATCTACCCACAGAAGCACACGGGCCGGGCCCGCCACGGGGATATCGGGGCCCCCATCTTCGTGGGCGGGGGGACGGTCTTTGGCCCCAAGCCCCGGGACTACGGCTACACCCTGCCCAAGAAGGTGCGGAAGGCAGGCCTCGCCATGGCCGTGGCCGACCGGGCCAGGGAGGGCAAGCTCCTCTTGGTGGAGGAGTTTTCCGGGGTCAAGGGCCGGACCAAGGAGTTCCTGGCCTGGGCTGGAGGGGTCGGGCTGGACGGGTCGGAGACGGTGCTCCTGGTGACCGAGGACCCCCTGGTGCGGCGGGCTGCCCGCAACCTTCCCTGGGTGGTCCCCCTGGCTCCGGAGGGGCTCAACGTCTACGATATCCTGCGCACCGCCCGCTTGGTGATGGACCTGAAGGCCTGGGAGGCCTTCCAAAGCCGCATAGGGGGTGAGGCATGA